A region from the Desulfoglaeba alkanexedens ALDC genome encodes:
- a CDS encoding Smr/MutS family protein, with protein sequence MAERTDPPAFRYPVQQTLDLHTFSPSEAASLIDDYLRAAADKGYSEVVIVHGKGTGKLRRRVHGVLSTHPMVAGFREAEPWRGGWGATVVAIAMPEEAGAGKGGSKGAVGPRRGKRPPLRIRSAQWALGAAAGAALGWLLWHALE encoded by the coding sequence ATGGCGGAAAGAACAGATCCTCCCGCATTTCGATACCCAGTGCAGCAAACCCTGGATCTGCACACGTTTTCCCCGTCCGAGGCCGCGTCTCTGATCGACGATTATCTCCGGGCGGCCGCCGATAAGGGCTACAGCGAGGTCGTCATCGTTCACGGGAAGGGAACCGGCAAACTCAGAAGGCGAGTCCACGGCGTGCTTTCGACCCATCCCATGGTGGCCGGATTTCGGGAAGCCGAGCCTTGGCGAGGCGGCTGGGGCGCCACCGTGGTAGCCATCGCTATGCCGGAAGAAGCGGGGGCGGGAAAAGGGGGCTCCAAGGGTGCTGTCGGGCCGCGTCGGGGCAAACGGCCGCCGTTGCGGATCCGCTCGGCGCAATGGGCATTGGGGGCGGCGGCGGGAGCCGCTCTCGGGTGGCTCCTGTGGCATGCTTTGGAATGA
- a CDS encoding DHH family phosphoesterase produces MTKTRSKPYRPAELKPIIRWRSRTEALKALHGLFNYKDRALITIDPDPDSIASAMALKRLLWRHVQSTAIGIIRPIKRLNNLTMVRLLKLPLIQLNEKNIKDFDKYLLVDGQPSHHELFQKVPYTAVIDHHPVKSEPDAPFVDIRPHYGAVSTMMTEYLRAAAIKPSQTLATALIYGIKTDTRNFERQTLEEDVKAFLYLFSRANHNILRKIEISDLSLRDLALFKEAIENKTVSRDRIYSHLEKVNSPDILVIIAEFMLKVHDISWSIVSGVHGDQLVVIVRNDGYRKDAGKAVTRAFSGLGNAGGHKAMARAEIPLAALDPLLQRKTPTAIARFVKRRFAVGHPASK; encoded by the coding sequence ATGACGAAAACCCGGTCCAAGCCTTACCGTCCCGCTGAACTCAAGCCCATCATCCGGTGGCGCTCCCGAACCGAAGCGCTCAAGGCCCTGCACGGCCTCTTTAACTACAAGGATCGGGCCCTCATCACCATCGATCCGGACCCTGATTCCATCGCCTCGGCCATGGCCCTCAAACGCCTCCTCTGGCGTCATGTTCAAAGCACCGCCATCGGCATCATCCGACCCATCAAGCGCCTGAACAACCTTACCATGGTCCGGCTCCTGAAACTCCCCCTGATCCAGCTGAATGAAAAGAACATCAAGGATTTCGACAAGTACCTGCTGGTGGACGGGCAACCGTCCCACCACGAGCTGTTCCAGAAAGTCCCCTATACGGCCGTCATCGACCATCATCCCGTAAAGTCCGAGCCGGACGCTCCCTTCGTCGACATCCGGCCTCACTATGGCGCCGTTTCCACCATGATGACCGAATATCTGCGCGCAGCCGCCATCAAACCGTCCCAGACGCTGGCCACCGCCCTGATCTACGGGATCAAGACGGATACCCGCAACTTCGAACGCCAGACCCTGGAAGAAGACGTCAAGGCCTTCCTGTACCTTTTCAGCCGAGCCAATCATAACATACTGAGAAAGATCGAGATCTCCGACCTTTCGCTCCGCGACCTCGCTCTTTTCAAGGAAGCCATCGAAAACAAGACGGTGTCCCGGGACCGGATCTACTCCCATCTGGAAAAGGTAAATTCCCCGGATATTCTTGTTATCATTGCTGAATTCATGCTGAAGGTCCACGATATCTCATGGTCCATCGTCTCCGGCGTCCACGGCGATCAGCTGGTGGTGATCGTCCGAAACGACGGGTACCGCAAGGACGCCGGAAAGGCGGTCACCCGTGCCTTTTCCGGGCTGGGAAATGCGGGCGGCCACAAGGCCATGGCCCGCGCCGAAATCCCGCTTGCCGCACTGGACCCGCTGCTCCAGCGGAAGACGCCCACGGCCATCGCCCGTTTCGTCAAGCGCCGTTTCGCCGTCGGCCATCCTGCTTCCAAGTAA